The sequence GGCGGTGTCGGAACCGCCGGGCGCGATGCAAGGCTTGGCGCCCCGTCGCGCGCCGCACTACACTCGCCCCCGGGCCGCCACCTGCGGCCCACGTCGCTCGGACGGTTCCGGGCGCTTACGTGAAGGAACACTCCTATGTCCGCATCCGTGGGCAAGCGCCGCTTTGCGCGCATCGATCGTCTCCCGCCTTACGTCTTCAACATCACGGCCGAGCTCAAGCTCGCTGCGCGCAGGCGCGGCGAGGACGTCATCGACATGAGCATGGGCAACCCGGACGGGGCTACGCCACCGCATATCGTGGCCAAGCTCGCCGAAGTGGCGCAGCGTCCGGACACGCATGGTTACTCGGCTTCGCGCGGGATCCCCCGGCTGCGTCGGGCGATCTCGCGCTGGTACCAGCAGCGCTACGGTGTCGAGATCGATCCGGAGAGCGAAGCGATCGTCACCATCGGCTCCAAGGAAGGGCTCGCGCACCTGATGCTCGCGACCCTGGACCGCGGGGATACGGTCCTGGTGCCCGACCCGAGCTATCCGATCCACATCTATGGCGCGGTGATCGCGGGTGCGGACATCCGCTCGGTGCCGGTCACGCCCGACACGGACTTCTTCGCCGAGTTGGAGAAGGCGATCCGCGGCAGTTATCCCAAGCCCAAGATGATGGTGCTGGGATTTCCTTCGAACCCGACGGCCCAGTGCGTCGAGCTGGATTTCTTCGAGCGCGTGGTGGCGCTGGCGAAGAAGCACGAGATCCTGGTTGTGCACGACCTCGCTTACGCCGACATCGTCTTCGACGGCTGGAAGGCGCCGTCGATCATGCAGGTGCCGGGCGCCAAGGAGATCGCGGTCGAGTTCTTCACGCTCTCCAAGAGCTACAACATGGCGGGCTGGCGGATCGGCTTCATGGTCGGCAACCCGGACCTGGTCGCGGCGCTGGCGCGGATCAAGAGCTATCACGACTACGGCACCTTCACGCCCTTGCAGGTGGCAGCCATTGCCGCGCTGGAGGGCGACCAGCAATGCGTGGCCGATATCGCGGCGCAGTACCAGCGGCGTCGCGACGTGCTGGTGAAGGGGCTGATCGAGGCCGGCTGGCCGGTCGAGATACCCAAGGCGTCGATGTATGTCTGGGCGAAGATCCCCGAGCACTACCGCGCGCTCGGTTCGCTGGAGTTCGCCAAGCAGTTGCTGGCCCGCGCGAAGGTCTCGGTGTCCCCCGGTATCGGCTTCGGTGATCACGGCGACGACCATGTGCGCTTCGCGTTGATCGAGAACGAATCGCGGATCCGCCAGGCCGTGCGCGGCATCAAAGCGATGTTCAAGGCGGACGGCGTGGGCGACAGGTAAGCCCGGGTCTGGGCGGGCATGCCTGATTCGGCATGTCCGTCGGTGCGCCGGGCCATCAAGCGCGGCGTTCTGCGGCCTTTGCAATCTCTGCTGTGCCAAGCTGACGGTGCTTGCTTTCATCGCCCGCCAGACTGAACGCCGGCCACGTTCCCGGACTCTGATGCGCGTGCGTGCGTCGCTCGAAACGCGCGAATGCCGCAGGAGATCCCCATGTCCAGCCAAGCTGTTCCGGGCCTCAAGCCCGCCATCGAACTCGCCCGCGCGGCGCCCCGTCGTTTCCCCGGAGAGAGCGAGGCCTACCGCGCCGCCCGCACCGAACTGCTCGCCGAGGAGATCGAATTGCGCCGGCATATCGAGCGGGTCGCGGCGCTGCGCCGCACGCTTCCGCCGGGCGGCGAAGTGCCGGTGGACTACGTCTTTCAAGGTCCGGGTGGCGCGGTCCGTTTCTCCGAGATCTTCGGCGACAAGGACACCCTGGTCGTCTACAACTGGATGTTCGGTGCGCACCGCGAACGCCCGTGCCCGATGTGCACCGCGCTGCTCAGCGCGCTCGATGGCGAGATGCCGGACATCCTGCACCAGGTCTCCTTCGCGGTCTTCGCGACCTCGCCGATCGAACGCCTGACGGCCTTCGCGCGCGAGCGCGGCTGGCGTTACCTGCGCATCTACTCGTCTGGCGGCAATCGCTACAACGCGGACTACGACGGCGAGAAGCCGGGCCAGGACGAACCGGCGATCAATGTCTTCACGCGCAAGGAAGGTGTCGTCCGCCACTTCTGGGGCGACGAGATGGAGACCACTTCCGATCCCGGTGAGGACCCGCGCGGCGCGCCCGACCTGATGCCGCTCTGGAACGTTCTCGATCTCACGCCACGGGGGCGGGCCCCGAAGTGGTATCCCAGCCTGGACTACCCGCGCGCTTGAGCGTCAGCCGCCGAGGCATGTTTCGGCGCGCTTCCGCGCTTGACCTCGTACATGCGGATGTCGGCAACCTCGACGATCCGCTCCGCCTCTTCACCGTCTTCCGGCACGATCGCGCCGCCCACGCTGGCACGCAGGTAGAAGGGCTGGCCCTCGAAGACAAAGGGCGCGGACAGTTCGTTGTGGAGGCGATTCGTGGTGGCGGAAAGTCCCTCGCGTGAATCGATCGGCGTGAGGATCAGGCCGAATTCGTCGCCACCGAGGCGCGCGACGGTGTCCGACTTGCGCGAGACGTTCCTGAGCCGGCGCGAGAACTCCACGATCACCGCGTCGCCGACGCGATGACCATAGCTGTCGTTGGTCTGCTTGAGCCCGTCCATATCGACCACCAGCACGCCGCTGAGCCGCTTGTCGCGCGTGCTGCGCGCGAGCACCGAGCGCAGCCGGTCCATGAACAACGAGCGGTTCGCGAGGTCGGTCATCGCGTCATGCGTCGCCTTGTGGAACAGCACTTCGGTGTCGTATTTCGCCGCGTAGAACATGGCAGCGCCGACCAGGCCCGACAACAGCTGCAACACGGACGCTTCCGTTCCGAGGAACCCGCCGGGTCGCGCGGAGACGACCTTGAGCGCGCCGACCGTGGCGTCGTTGTGTCGCAAGGGCATGACGATCATCGAGCGGATGCCGACTTTCCGGCAGGCCTCGCGATTGACGCGCGGGTCGTTCTCCGTGTCGTCACAGCTGAGCGTCTCGCCGGTGCTTACCGCGAGGCCGGAGAGGCTGCTCGTGCGCTGCAGGCGCAGGCCCAGGGAGCCCTGGGTGATGCCGGCAGCTGCGCGATACACCATGTCCTCGCCCTCGGCCAGTTCGATGACCGCGCCGTCCGCGCCGATGAGTCCGAGCGCCTCTTCGGCCACCAGACTCATGACACCGCCCAGGTCCGCCCCCAGGCGGCTGACCTCGGTCTGGATGCGGATGACCTCAAGCAGTTTCTCCGGCGTCAGCACATCGACTCCCAACCTCTATAACTACGGAACCGGCGTCGAGCTTGATGGGCTTTCGCACGCCGCGCAAGCCCTTCCGGCACGCTTGCGGAAAGGCCTTGCGGAACATCAGGTGACTGACAACTTCAAGGCAGGAGGATGGGCTGATGAGTGTCGAGCTTGATCACATCCTGATTCCGGCGCGCGACAAACTGGCCGCCGCCCGACTGATCGCCGAACTGTTCGACGTGCCCTGGTCGCAGACCGGCGTCGGCCCTTTCGCGCCGGTCTTTCTCAATGAAGGCCTGACCCTGGATTTCGACCAGTGGGAGGCGCCGCTGCCGCAGATCCACTATTGCTTCCGGGTGGACGACGAGACATTCGATGCCGTGCTCGCGCGGATCCGCGCTGCGGGCATCGCCTATCGCAGCCGCGTGCGCGGGCCAGACGATCGACAGGTGGATACCGCCTACGGCGGCCGGATCGTCTATTGGAACAAGCCAGACGGCCACATGTGGGAGATGCTGACGGTCAGCTATGCGCGCCGGGGTGGGCAGACCTGAAGGCCGGACCTGAAGGCCGTCCGTGAGGGCACCTGCTTGCCGCGGCCGCGATCTGACCGCCAGTCAGCGACGGACGCACCGCGGGCTTTCCGGTAACACAAGCTACAGGGTCACGATCCGCGCTGAGCCAAGCGCAGCGGGCAACGCAGCGATTCTGTGCCGACCCGCGTCTGATGCCGGTGTAGGAATCCGTCTGGCTTACAAGGCGTCCTGCCTTCAGTAGCATCGGTTCTGTGACGGAGCCAACCGTGTCCGTCCGGGGGTAGGGAAAGAAGTAAAGGCCGCTGGGGGGCGGCCACCGAGAAGCCTCGCAGCCGTAACGACGTGCTTCTCCTTATACGAGTGACACCGAGTCTGTTGCAGCACAGTTGTTCTATGAGGGCGCCTGAAAAGGCGCCCTTTTTGTTTTTGTACCTTGCCTGGCGCGCTCGGTGGCGGGGGATGCCTCCCGCGGTCCTTCAGGCCGGCAAGCGGCCCTTGGCCTCGGCGAGGGCGTAGGCCTGTTCGCCGATCAGCGCGAGCCGGCGTTGCAGGAGACGCAGTGCATCCGTTTCCGGCGAAGCCCCTGGGGTGGCGGATTGCGGTGGCGGCGGTGCCACGAGCCCGGCCATCGCCGCCTCGATCTGGCCGGTGACCGCGTCGCGCGTCGCTGTGATCTCCTGCTCGGCCGAGCTTGCCTGCAGGGCCTCTGCATTGCGCAGGACGAGAAAGCGCAGCGAAGCGAGCTGGGCTGCCAGCGCGTAGTTGTGGGCGAGCAGGGACTCGAAGGGTTCGAGCGGATGGCGTCGCGATTCGGGTTCGTCGGCCATGCGGCCGAGCGCAGCGGAGAGGTCGCCCTGCGCGTCGAGCATGCGCTTGCGCGCGAGCCGGTAGGCGGCGGTCGGCGGCGTCTTCTGCAGCGCAATGGCGGCGAAGTCGCGCACCGCCTCCAGGGCTCTGCGGGTGAGCCGCGGCAGGCTCTCGCTTTCCCAGTTGGCGAGGACAAAGCTGCAGGCCCAGGCAATCAGCGCGCCGATCAGGGTGTCGGCGATCCGCTCCGAGATCACGAAGCGCAGGCCGGGCGCGAGCAGGTGAAGCTGCAGCAGGCCGGCCACGCTGGCGGCCGTGGCTGCGTAGCGGTAGTCGATGGTGACAAAGGCGTGAGCGACCGCCATGGCCAGTACCAGCACGGGCAGGATCGCCAGCGGCGCATCGATCACCCGCAGCAGCGCACCCACCAGCACGCAGCCGATGGCGGTGCCGACAATGCGCTCGGTGCGGCGCTGGCGCGTCTGGCTGTAGCTCGAACGCATCACCACCGCGATCGTCAGCAGGACCCAGTGGCCGTGGGAGGCATAGGGCAACCATAGCACCAGGACGTAGCCCAGGGTCAGGGCCAGGGTGCTGCGCAGGGCGAAGCGCAGGATCGGGGAGTCGGGGTTGCGCAGGTGTGCGAGAAGGGCGCCGGGGCGATAGCGCACCCGCGTGACCCATTCGCGCAACTCGATGCCGCGTGGCAAAGCGCGCGCGCTGGCGCCGGGCGCCAAGGCCGCCGCGAGCGCGTCGAGTTCGCCGAGCAGATGGGCCGTCTTGGCGTAGAGGCCGCGCAGGACCACGGCCGCACGCGAGTGTTCGGGCGAGTCGACGTCCGCGGCAGCGGCCGCGAGAACGGCGTGTTCGACCGGCTCCAGTAGCGCGACCAGCGGCGTGCCCTGCGGCAGGTCGTCCCCTCGCATGATCGCGCCGGCGACCTCGTCCATGCGCACCGCGCCACGCGTGATGCCGTCCGCCAGTTCGCCGAGGAGGCCGCTCGCGCCATAGCGACGGTGCAGCAGCTCCTGGTCGGTGTGCAGGGCGAGCGCGTATTCGTAGGCGTCGTGCATGGCGAGAAGCACGTTTGCCAGCTGTTGCCCTTCGCGACTCCCCATCTTGCGGAAGACGAACTCATTGGCGCTCTGCAGGCGCTCGGCCAGGCCCGCCTGCTGGCGGATCAGCGTCTGCAGCCAGGCTTCGTGATCGACATGCTCGCGCAGCAGCATTGCCTTGTCGCGCAGGAAGTCGGCGAAGCCGTGCAGGGCATCGGCCAGAACCTGCGACTTGGTACGCGCGCGCAGGACGCGGTTCAGCAGCAACGCGTAGAGCAGGTAGAGACAACCGCCACCGGCGAAATGCAGGAGGCGCGAGACGGGCCCGTGGGCGTCGGCAGGAAGCGCCATCCCGAACACGAGCGCGAACACGAGTGAGAAGCCCAGCGGGAGGCCCGGCCGGCCGAAGGCCGTCATCATCGGTGCGACGAAACCCACCGCCATCACCAGCGCGCCCATGCCCCAGGGATGGCCGTACCCGAAGGCCGCAAGGGCGGTGACGAGCGCCGTGCCGAGCAACGCAGGCAGCAACTGGCGCAGCTTGCCGCCGGGCGGGCAGGGCAAGTCATTGGCCGAGAGGGTGAGTGCGCCGGCGCTCATGGCCATGGCGAGGCCGATTCCCTGCACGGCGTAGCCGATCATGGCCACCGCGAAGACGCCGAGCGCGCAGCCGACGCCGTTGTAGAGCTTGTGCCCGAAGAGGATGCGCTGGAGGTTCATCGGCCCGGATTGTCCCTCATCCGCGCGCGCATGCTCCCTGCGGCAGGCCACGAGAAACGAGGGCGGTAGCCCAGGGATGCGACGAAGCGCCGCGCCCGTCCGGCCCGTCAAATGACTCCCTCAGGCGCTTCCGGCCAGGTTTCTCGCTCATCGGCCCGTGGCGCCAGCCGATCCGTAAGGCCGGAGCACGCTAGCCAACCCAGGGCGATTCATCCGCCGATGGCGCCGTTGCAGTCGACAACCACGAAACTCACACGCCGGTCGAGCTGATCACTGGCGTCATCACGACCGTTGCCGACCAGGTTCTGGCGTGAGCCCACGCCCGTGGCAAGCAAGCGTTTGCGCAACGCGGGCGCGGCGGTTTCGAGTTTTGTCTTGATGAGTTCGGCGCGGTTGAGCGAGAGTTTTTCGTTGAGTGGCTCGGAGCCGCTGCGGCCGGTGTGGCCCACGACTTCCATGCAGGACTTCCGCTGCGCCGCACGGGTGCCGATCTCGTTTATCCATTCGGGATACACGACGCCAGCCTTGGGGTCGAAAGCCGTGCCGCCGGGTTTGAAGAGGAACTTGACGGCCATGCGTTTGCGGTCCAGGCCGAAATCCACGATGCGCTGGAACACCAGCCGCGCAGCGGCCTTCTGACCCAGCTTCGCGTTGGCGAGATACACCCCGTTGAGGATGCGGATTTCGTCGCCAGCGGCCGCGCGCATGGCCGTGCTGTAGTGCTCCAGCGCCTCGCGGTAGCGCCCCGCGTTGTAGGCGTTGATCGCCTGCTGCACGCTGACCGCGGAAATGACCCGCGCGAGGTAGGTCGCGTTCATGGGGTCGCCGGGCTTGCTCCCCTGGCAGGTCTGGATGTAGCCCTCGGTCACCGTGTCCAGGGCCCAGGCCGGGCTATCGCGGAAATAGGGCAGCGGTGTGAGGTCCACGCCTTCGGGCTGGGCGCGGGCGGTACCCTTGGATACCAGCACGCGCCGGTCGAGATCGGCCAGCGCGAGGCATATGCGGTAGGCCTCGCGCACTCCTTCGGTCTTCCCCGCGTTGTTCACGCCGGTGAAGGTGCCCACCAGGATCAGGGGATTCTTCCTCAGGTTCTCCACGGTGAAGGCACGCACCTCGAAGCGCGGGTAACGTTCAATCACCAATCGTGCGATCCGTGCCTCCATGCCGCGCGTGGCGACGCTCTGCTCGCCGGTCATCCCGTCGACGAGCGGGTCGATGAGCACGATGCGCCGTTCCGCCTGGGCGAGCGGCACACCGCTGAACAAGGTGTCGGCGGCGCGGGCCACGGCCTCCTCGAAAGGCTGCGGCTGGACCGGGGCTGGCGGGGTCGCGGCGGGCGCGGACTGCGCCGCCGCGGGGTCGGCGCGGGAACCATTGGTTGTCGGCGTGGAGCAGCCCGCAAACGCGAGCAGGGAAAAGGCCAGAGCCAGCACTGCGGCGAGACGCGCGTTCATCATGATCCTGTGTCCGAATCCGTGCCGGGTTCTACCGTGTTAGCACCGCTGGCGAGCCGGGGCGATGTCGCGCTCAGACCGGTGCGTGTTTTTGTCACGGCGAGGCGCGGGGACTCGTCGCGGTCTCGGTGCGGCCGTCAGTACGGCCGCGGGGGGCGGTTCCCCGCATCGCGTAGGCGGTCGCCGCCGAGGAAAATGCCGGCCGCGTAGGCGATGCCGTTGCGGAGTTCGTGCCGGAAGAGGATGCGCCGCCCTCTCAGCACGGACCGAGCGGCCCGGATCGAATGGCCCGGATTGTCCTCACGCGCGTGCGCATGCCGCAGCCAGCACGCGCTGCATGCGCGCGTCGAAGGCGACCAGCTGGATCTCGCGCAAGGCGGGATCATCGATCATCGCCGCGCGGCATTCCGCGACCGCGATGGCGGCTGCCGCCTCCGCGGGATAGCCGTAGATGCCGCAGCTGATCGCCGGGAAGGCGATCGTCTCCAGTCGGTGCGAGCGTGCGAGCGCGAAGCTGCTGCGATAGCAGCTCGCCAGCAGCTCGGGCTCGCCGTGGCCGCCGCCGTGCCACACCGGCCCCACGGTGTGGATCACATGCCGCGCAGGCAGCCGGAACCCAGGTGTGATGCGCGCTTCGCCGGTCGGGCAGCCACCCAGTCCGGCGCAGCGGGCGAGCAACTCGGGGCCGGCCGCGCGATGGATTGCTCCGTCGACACCGCCTCCACCGAGCAGGCTCTCGTTGGCGGCGTTGACGATCGCGTCGAAGGGCAGGGTGGTGATGTCGCCCTGCCAGACGTGCAGGCCCTGCGGGTCGCGCCCGGTCACAGGATCTCCGTGAGCTCCTCGCGGCGTTCGAGCTCGTGCTCGAATTCGACCATCTCCGGACCCAGCGCGTCGCGCACCGAGACCATGCCTATCGCCTTGCCCGCGTGGGTGACCGGCACATGGCGGAAACTGTTCTCGTGCATGAGGTGCAGGGCGTAGCCAATGGCGCGACTGTCCTCGACAGTGATCGGATCGGCGGTCATCACCGCGGCCAGTTGCGTATCGTCGGGCGAAAGTCCTTCCGCGAGCACGCGGTTGAGCGCATCGCGCTCGGTGAAGATGCCACGGAGCCGGTCGTCCTCGACGACGAGCACGGCACCCACGGCCTCACGCTTCATGAGCCGCGCGGCCTCGCGCACGCTCATGCCGGGCTTGGCGACCACGAGTTTGCGACCCGCGATGATTTCGGAAATCGGGCGATGCGACATGATGTCCTCCTCCTGGACGTTGTCCTTTCATGCAAGGCGCTCGCCGGCGTGAAGTCAAATCCGGCTGCAAGAAAAACAGCGTCCTCAGGTCTGGCGCATCGCGGGCTCAATGAGGCTCTCCAGCCATTCGCGCACCGCGTCCTCATTGGGCAGGCGGTAGCGCGCGTGCGAGGTGCCGGGGCCGATTTTCACCGAGATGCCGTCCAGGGCATTTACGGCCGTGAAACCGTCTTCGTCGGTCACGTCGTCACCGAGGAAGACCGGCGTGCGCCCGGCGTAGGGGGGCAGCTCCATGAAGCGGCGGATGGCCACGCCCTTGTCGGCCGAGACCGGCCGTATCTCGACCATGCCACGGGCATGCAACATGCGCAGGCCGCTGTCCGGCGTGCACACCGATTGCGCGACGGCCGCGGCGGCCTCGCGCAGTTCCGGATGGCGATGGAAATGCAGCACCAGCGAGAGGCCCTTGCGCTCGAACAGCGTGCCGGGCGTGGCCTTGCTCCAGGCTTCGCAGATCTTGTGGGCGGCGTCGAGGCCGGGCGGCACGGGAATGCTCTGGAGCTCTTCGCCCACAA is a genomic window of Niveibacterium sp. SC-1 containing:
- a CDS encoding OmpA family protein, with the protein product MMNARLAAVLALAFSLLAFAGCSTPTTNGSRADPAAAQSAPAATPPAPVQPQPFEEAVARAADTLFSGVPLAQAERRIVLIDPLVDGMTGEQSVATRGMEARIARLVIERYPRFEVRAFTVENLRKNPLILVGTFTGVNNAGKTEGVREAYRICLALADLDRRVLVSKGTARAQPEGVDLTPLPYFRDSPAWALDTVTEGYIQTCQGSKPGDPMNATYLARVISAVSVQQAINAYNAGRYREALEHYSTAMRAAAGDEIRILNGVYLANAKLGQKAAARLVFQRIVDFGLDRKRMAVKFLFKPGGTAFDPKAGVVYPEWINEIGTRAAQRKSCMEVVGHTGRSGSEPLNEKLSLNRAELIKTKLETAAPALRKRLLATGVGSRQNLVGNGRDDASDQLDRRVSFVVVDCNGAIGG
- the otsB gene encoding trehalose-phosphatase; translation: MPTQQPPRISAANCAFFLDFDGTLVHFGNPDEIVPVVDDGLRGLLLALRDAADGALAVVSGRTVAAIDGLFEPLTLASSGEHGGEWRHLVGEELQSIPVPPGLDAAHKICEAWSKATPGTLFERKGLSLVLHFHRHPELREAAAAVAQSVCTPDSGLRMLHARGMVEIRPVSADKGVAIRRFMELPPYAGRTPVFLGDDVTDEDGFTAVNALDGISVKIGPGTSHARYRLPNEDAVREWLESLIEPAMRQT
- the alaC gene encoding alanine transaminase, producing the protein MSASVGKRRFARIDRLPPYVFNITAELKLAARRRGEDVIDMSMGNPDGATPPHIVAKLAEVAQRPDTHGYSASRGIPRLRRAISRWYQQRYGVEIDPESEAIVTIGSKEGLAHLMLATLDRGDTVLVPDPSYPIHIYGAVIAGADIRSVPVTPDTDFFAELEKAIRGSYPKPKMMVLGFPSNPTAQCVELDFFERVVALAKKHEILVVHDLAYADIVFDGWKAPSIMQVPGAKEIAVEFFTLSKSYNMAGWRIGFMVGNPDLVAALARIKSYHDYGTFTPLQVAAIAALEGDQQCVADIAAQYQRRRDVLVKGLIEAGWPVEIPKASMYVWAKIPEHYRALGSLEFAKQLLARAKVSVSPGIGFGDHGDDHVRFALIENESRIRQAVRGIKAMFKADGVGDR
- a CDS encoding O-acetyl-ADP-ribose deacetylase, whose amino-acid sequence is MTGRDPQGLHVWQGDITTLPFDAIVNAANESLLGGGGVDGAIHRAAGPELLARCAGLGGCPTGEARITPGFRLPARHVIHTVGPVWHGGGHGEPELLASCYRSSFALARSHRLETIAFPAISCGIYGYPAEAAAAIAVAECRAAMIDDPALREIQLVAFDARMQRVLAAACARA
- a CDS encoding DUF899 family protein: MSSQAVPGLKPAIELARAAPRRFPGESEAYRAARTELLAEEIELRRHIERVAALRRTLPPGGEVPVDYVFQGPGGAVRFSEIFGDKDTLVVYNWMFGAHRERPCPMCTALLSALDGEMPDILHQVSFAVFATSPIERLTAFARERGWRYLRIYSSGGNRYNADYDGEKPGQDEPAINVFTRKEGVVRHFWGDEMETTSDPGEDPRGAPDLMPLWNVLDLTPRGRAPKWYPSLDYPRA
- a CDS encoding VOC family protein, which translates into the protein MSVELDHILIPARDKLAAARLIAELFDVPWSQTGVGPFAPVFLNEGLTLDFDQWEAPLPQIHYCFRVDDETFDAVLARIRAAGIAYRSRVRGPDDRQVDTAYGGRIVYWNKPDGHMWEMLTVSYARRGGQT
- a CDS encoding sensor domain-containing diguanylate cyclase, with product MLTPEKLLEVIRIQTEVSRLGADLGGVMSLVAEEALGLIGADGAVIELAEGEDMVYRAAAGITQGSLGLRLQRTSSLSGLAVSTGETLSCDDTENDPRVNREACRKVGIRSMIVMPLRHNDATVGALKVVSARPGGFLGTEASVLQLLSGLVGAAMFYAAKYDTEVLFHKATHDAMTDLANRSLFMDRLRSVLARSTRDKRLSGVLVVDMDGLKQTNDSYGHRVGDAVIVEFSRRLRNVSRKSDTVARLGGDEFGLILTPIDSREGLSATTNRLHNELSAPFVFEGQPFYLRASVGGAIVPEDGEEAERIVEVADIRMYEVKRGSAPKHASAADAQARG
- a CDS encoding CBS domain-containing protein, which translates into the protein MSHRPISEIIAGRKLVVAKPGMSVREAARLMKREAVGAVLVVEDDRLRGIFTERDALNRVLAEGLSPDDTQLAAVMTADPITVEDSRAIGYALHLMHENSFRHVPVTHAGKAIGMVSVRDALGPEMVEFEHELERREELTEIL
- a CDS encoding FUSC family membrane protein; translated protein: MNLQRILFGHKLYNGVGCALGVFAVAMIGYAVQGIGLAMAMSAGALTLSANDLPCPPGGKLRQLLPALLGTALVTALAAFGYGHPWGMGALVMAVGFVAPMMTAFGRPGLPLGFSLVFALVFGMALPADAHGPVSRLLHFAGGGCLYLLYALLLNRVLRARTKSQVLADALHGFADFLRDKAMLLREHVDHEAWLQTLIRQQAGLAERLQSANEFVFRKMGSREGQQLANVLLAMHDAYEYALALHTDQELLHRRYGASGLLGELADGITRGAVRMDEVAGAIMRGDDLPQGTPLVALLEPVEHAVLAAAAADVDSPEHSRAAVVLRGLYAKTAHLLGELDALAAALAPGASARALPRGIELREWVTRVRYRPGALLAHLRNPDSPILRFALRSTLALTLGYVLVLWLPYASHGHWVLLTIAVVMRSSYSQTRQRRTERIVGTAIGCVLVGALLRVIDAPLAILPVLVLAMAVAHAFVTIDYRYAATAASVAGLLQLHLLAPGLRFVISERIADTLIGALIAWACSFVLANWESESLPRLTRRALEAVRDFAAIALQKTPPTAAYRLARKRMLDAQGDLSAALGRMADEPESRRHPLEPFESLLAHNYALAAQLASLRFLVLRNAEALQASSAEQEITATRDAVTGQIEAAMAGLVAPPPPQSATPGASPETDALRLLQRRLALIGEQAYALAEAKGRLPA